One window from the genome of Podospora pseudocomata strain CBS 415.72m chromosome 6, whole genome shotgun sequence encodes:
- a CDS encoding hypothetical protein (EggNog:ENOG503NYWN; COG:U; COG:Y; BUSCO:EOG09260IU8): MDAHLVRVLVDTQKPQEAPRKQAELELQHAQRNPDFPLALTRIGLSQQLAVGIRQASLSALRRFVEKNWQPEGNDPDHVPISDETKEYLKTTILNLAIAPEDEQDERKVKVSASLLISKIAVADFPHNWPNLLPTVLGIMPTGNDAQLHGALRILQDLVEEAITDEQFFSLARDIITACYEVALNVNRKSQHRALAVAVLRACFDLMEVVKDGHKKEVKAFADEVLSGWLPFMEQVVSSPLPDVANADNQPEEWYGPVALKIQVLKTLIKIKTVFGSLLLPQSPKFFTVTWQELKRLGPVYEALYVTSDSQSRLEDTDGLPYSVDVLVLDELDFLNQCMRASPVAKSLEAEIASHGSVHNTPWVLELMEILVRYGQVSQEEEGLWELDVSLYLAEETSVSSNYTARTACGDLLIKMGEWMGEDAFVGLYAFTKTLFVGEHPSWQKQEAALFLFISLFNDFYDCEKNIPLDMSHAWLELVNYAIRRQDLPMLRARGYLVAGALARTFEPALGLLDAVMTAMNQDESELVQVACVKAVEGFIIGGAPIEAQVPIIVAIQQFLESKDMSDLDDAEDLLVTLLDTLRSAFKMDYRIVLSPESKALDLVFLVVKHGAANLQVDGLVNDIFYELAERIQQIEDPALYTALCSKALPSITSTFDVANLTQDEPLVTIAAEILAVLLNFGVEPLPAGLVATVLPKVNRLLMSSDEAEVLRPAAEAVKYMLQHDHQQMFNYQDENGRSGLEVCLHIIDRLLGQNLEDNAAAEVGGVAAELVEKAGQERLGPFLQQLLQAVAQRLDSAQNVGLIQSLILVFARLSEVGAHDVVEFLSSININGQNGLQVVLTKWLENSVNFVGYEETARNIIALSKVYALNDPRVAQVQVRGQLIIPEGNRIRTRSQTKLQPDQYTIIPAPLKILKLLVDDLVTASGAQPASKVAAAAASQFADLDSDDGSEGWEDETNDLVNLGAAVSAGNFDFGDKVRNDETGEYLRVFFVKAAQENTANFQHWFELLSDEEKGKLRELAQ; this comes from the exons ATGGACGCCCATCTCGTCCGGGTCCTTGTCGACACGCAAAAGCCCCAAGAAGCGCCTCGAAAACAGGCCGAGCTCGAACTCCAACATGCCCAAAGGAACCCCGACTTTCCTCTAGCACTCACACGCATCGGCCTATCACAGCAGCTCGCGGTCGGAATCCGACAGGCATCCCTGAGTGCCCTCCGCAGATTTGTTGAGAAGAACTGGCAACCCGAGGGCAATGATCCGGACCATGTGCCCATTTCCGACGAGACCAAAGAGTATTTGAAGACTACTattctcaacctcgccatAGCTCCCGAGGATGAGCAGGATGAgcgcaaggtcaaggtctcGGCCAG TCTTCTTATTTCGAAGATCGCCGTCGCCGACTTCCCACACAACTGGCCCAACCTCCTGCCCACCGTACTGGGTATTATGCCCACTGGCAACGATGCTCAGCTCCATGGCGCTCTTCGAATTTTGCAGGACCTTGTAGAGGAGGCCATCACCGATGAGCAATTCTTTAGCTTGGCCCGCGACATTATTACGGCATGCTACGAGGTGGCCTTGAACGTAAACCGCAAGTCTCAGCATCGTGCGCTGGCTGTCGCTGTCTTGCGCGCCTGCTTCGACCTGATGGAAGTTGTGAAGGATGGCCACAAGAAGGAGGTTAAAGCCTTCGCCGATGAAGTCTTGTCTGGGTGGCTTCCATTCATGGAGCAGGTCGTCTCCAGCCCGCTTCCAGATGTTGCCAATGCGGATAACCAACCGGAGGAGTGGTACGGCCCAGTTGCGCTCAAGATCCAGGTCCTCAAGACTCTgatcaagatcaagaccgTATTTGGTTCTCTTCTCTTGCCTCAGAGCCCCAAGTTCTTCACGGTAACATGGCAGGAGCTGAAGCGGTTGGGACCTGTGTACGAAGCACTCTATGTTACTAGCGATTCGCAGAGCCGCTTGGAAGACACAGATGGCCTTCCGTATTCGGTCGACGTCCTGGTGTTGGATGAGCTGGACTTCCTTAACCAGTGCATGCGGGCAAGCCCTGTGGCAAAGTCGCTGGAGGCTGAGATTGCCAGTCACGGATCGGTACACAACACGCCTTGGGTTCTGGAACTCATGGAGATCCTCGTCAGGTACGGGCAGGTCagccaagaggaggagggcctcTGGGAGCTTGATGTTTCTCTCTACCTTGCCGAGGAGACGTCCGTGTCCTCAAACTACACGGCCAGAACCGCCTGCGGTGACCTGCTCATCAAGATGGGTGAGTGGATGGGCGAGGACGCCTTCGTTGGGCTGTATGCGTTTACCAAGACACTCTTCGTGGGAGAGCACCCAAGCTGGCAGAAGCAGGAGGCGGCTCTTTTCCTGttcatctccctcttcaacgaTTTTTATGACTGCGAAAAGAACATCCCACTGGACATGTCCCACGCCTGGCTGGAGCTTGTCAACTACGCCATTCGCAGGCAGGACCTGCCCATGTTGCGCGCTAGAGGCTATCTGGTTGCTGGTGCCTTGGCCAGGACATTTGAGCCAGCTCTTGGTTTGCTGGACGCCGTCATGACCGCTATGAACCAGGACGAGTCTGAGCTTGTGCAGGTAGCTTGTGTCAAGGCAGTCGAAGGCTTCATTATCGGTGGCGCTCCCATTGAAGCGCAAGTGCCCATTATCGTCGCTATCCAGCAATTCCTCGAATCCAAGGATATGAGCGATCttgacgatgccgaggatCTTCTTGTCACTCTCCTCGACACGCTTAGGTCAGCGTTCAAGATGGACTATCGTATTGTCCTCTCGCCCGAGAGCAAGGCGCTCGacttggtgttcttggtcGTGAAGCATGGTGCTGCCAACCTTCAAGTCGATGGCCTCGTCAACGATATTTTCTACGAGCTTGCCGAGAGGATTCAACAGATTGAAGACCCAGCTCTCTATACCGCCCTCTGCAGCAAGGCTCTGCCCTCTATCACTAGCACCTTTGACGTTGCCAATCTCACTCAGGATGAGCCGCTGGTTACGATTGCGGCCGAGATTCTCGCCGTTCTCCTCAACTTTGGTGTTGAGCCGCTGCCCGCCGGCTTGGTTGCCACGGTTCTTCCCAAGGTCAATCGGTTGCTTATGTCTTCTGACGAAGCTGAGGTTCTTAGGCCGGCTGCCGAAGCTGTCAAATACATGCTCCAACACGACCATCAGCAGATGTTTAACTACCAAGACGAAAACGGCCGTTCTGGGTTGGAGGTCTGTCTCCACATTATCGACCGTCTCCTTGGTCAAAACTTGGAGGATAATGCCGCCGCtgaagttggtggtgttgctgccgaACTCGTCGAAAAGGCTGGCCAAGAGAGGCTTGGTCCCTTTTTGCAACAGCTTTTGCAGGCTGTTGCGCAGCGTCTCGACAGCGCTCAGAATGTTGGTCTGATACAGTCTCTGATCCTGGTCTTTGCTCGCCTTTCCGAGGTGGGCGCTCACGATGTTGTGGAGTTCTtgagcagcatcaacatAAACGGGCAGAATGGCCTGCAGGTTGTGCTGACCAAGTGGTTGGAGAACTCGGTCAACTTTGTGGGGTATGAGGAGACTGCGAGAAA CatcatcgccctctccaaGGTCTACGCCCTCAACGACCCCCGCGTCGCGCAGGTTCAGGTCAGGGGCCAACTCATCATTCCCGAGGGCAACCGCATTAGGACACGATCCCAGACCAAGTTGC AGCCTGATCAATACACCATCATCCCTGCCCCGCTCAAgatcctcaagctcctcgtcgaCGACCTCGTCACCGCGTCAGgagcccagccagcctccAAGGTAGCAGCTGCGGCGGCGTCCCAGTTTGCAGACCTCGACTCGGACGACGGGTCCGAGGGCTGGGAGGATGAGACCAACGACTTGGTCAACCTCGGCGCTGCCGTCTCTGCGGGCAACTTTGACTTTGGCGACAAGGTACGCAACGACGAGACGGGTGAGTACCTGAGGGTGTTCTTTGTCAAGGCGGCGCAGGAAAACACGGCGAACTTTCAGCACTGGTTTGAACTTCTtagtgatgaggagaaggggaaactGAGGGAGCTGGCTCAGTAG
- a CDS encoding hypothetical protein (COG:D; EggNog:ENOG503P318): MVTMADESSFLPIDQSHILLTSFNTFLTVAIHNILFYRRLYPPETFLSARAYNLPVHQNRHPKVCTWITDAVSSVAAQLSSGKVYLIAVVIHSPLDPFPLSFPPSPSPIPPGSVLERYTFDTSHFPTWTTPSMATHARILQKDFRSEVTREPLLNHPSLNLTNLNEQFRACLLKMAQAMERLSPIPEGCTFTLAVELKDDAAAPIGRHQEWIPSEPTDPPPEPQDRKGKGGCVTSVASRAETGVAAKTTPVRVVEAGPLWFECWVEESRAKVGLMEFTAAQERV; this comes from the exons ATGGTCACCATGGCCGACGaatcctccttcctccccataGACCAAtcccacatcctcctcacatcattcaacaccttcctcaccgtCGCCATCCACAACATCCTCTTCTACCGCCGTCTCTACCCCCCCGAAACCTTCCTCTCGGCCCGCGCCTACAACCTCCCCGTCCACCAAAACCGTCACCCAAAAGTATGCACCTGGATCACCGACGCCGTCTCCTCCGTCGCCGCCCAGCTATCATCAGGCAAAGTCTACCTCATAGCAGTAGTAATCCACTCCCCTCTCGaccctttccccctctccttccccccctccccatcccccatccctcccggCTCAGTCCTAGAACGCTACACATTCGACACCTCCCACTTCCCAACCTGgacaaccccctccatgGCCACCCACGCCCGGATCCTGCAAAAGGACTTCCGCTCCGAAGTCACCCGTGAGCCGTtactcaaccacccctcccttaacctcaccaacctcaacgaGCAATTCCGGGCTTGCCTCCTCAAGATGGCGCAGGCGATGGAGCGGTTGAGTCCGATACCAGAGGGATGCACGTTCACGCTAGCTGTAGAGCTGAAAGATGACGCTGCGGCTCCCATCGGT CGCCATCAAGAATGGATCCCCTCAGAACCAACTGATCCTCCACCAGAGCCACAAGACAGAAAAGGCAAGGGGGGGTGCGTCACCTCAGTGGCATCCAGGGCAGAAACCGGGGTAGCAGCCAAAACTACACCAGTCAGGGTGGTAGAGGCTGGACCGCTGTGGTTTGAGTGCTGGGTTGAGGAGTCGAGGGCAAAGGTTGGGTTGATGGAATTTACGGCTGCGCAAGAGAGAGTGTGA